In Vigna radiata var. radiata cultivar VC1973A chromosome 3, Vradiata_ver6, whole genome shotgun sequence, the following proteins share a genomic window:
- the LOC106757707 gene encoding transcription factor EMB1444 isoform X1 — MGNNLHQVLRSLCFNTHWNYAIFWKLKHRARMILTWEDAYYNNPDDYDSSENKHCQNILEQISYGKFSHNALGLAVAKMSYHAYSLGEGIVGQVAVTGKHRWICADNQVAGSGLSFEFADGWQSQFSAGIRTIAVVAVAPLGVVQLGSLNKVIEDTGFVAHIRNLFQNCSMAQCPSQIQGSLKSSLSQLDISKENLSSDVMPTGFYNPQKSMKSETADVLMSLQCSGRNYALHSACQKMTDNVAKQEGPELYSDESSILLQSISNMMNVEHHDFEEMKALYGRKCEEGSSGCKDLRLESENNVSSFLSDFITDNDLICPSEKFRVDSACFPSAFLDTVVCETDKLHCVDNNQKGVLNFTQPSDANSQYVEKSKFHTEPSYNDMSNVLNFPAGCELHEALGPSFLKGSKSFDWAAQFNQDMKTVEMSDEISTSQLTSESRPEHLLEALVANICHSNNDVNSELSFCTSMQSAMASGKNHEASTHNVYAINSEGYSIDQFSLVKEDKHHSLSSSSGICGVMSSKGVSSTFPSSSSGQLERSSEPSKNSKKRARPGESCRPRPRDRQLIQDRIKELRELVPNGAKCSIDSLLERAIKHMLFLQSITKHADKLTDFGDTKSKLHHMEADIIGSSSYEQGSSWAMEVGGHLKVHSILVENLSKNGQMLVEMLCEECSHFLEIAEAIRSLGLTILKGGTKVHGEKIWICFVVEGQNNRNVHRLDILWPLVQILQSKSTVYSQ, encoded by the exons GATCTTGACATGGGAGGACGCATACTATAACAATCCTGATGATTATGACTCTTCAGAAAATAAGCACTGCCAGAATATCTTGGAACAGATTAGTTATGGGAAATTTTCGCACAACGCATTAGGGTTAGCAGTGGCTAAGATGTCATATCATGCATATTCATTAGGAGAAGG TATTGTTGGACAGGTTGCTGTTACAGGAAAGCATAGGTGGATCTGTGCAGATAATCAGGTTGCAGGTTCTGGCTTGTCTTTTGAG tttGCTGATGGGTGGCAGTCTCAGTTTTCTGCTGGAATCAGG ACtattgctgttgttgctgtAGCCCCACTTGGTGTTGTTCAGCTAGGTTCTCTCAATAAA GTGATTGAAGATACGGGGTTTGTAGCTCATATCAGAAATCTCTTTCAAAATTGCTCAATGGCCCAATGTCCTAGTCAAATACAGGGCAGTTTGAAGAGTTCTTTATCTCAG ttggataTATCGAAGGAAAATTTGTCTTCAGATGTAATGCCGACTGGCTTTTACAATCCACAGAAATCTATGAAGAGTGAAACAGCAGATGTTTTAATGTCCCTTCAATGTTCTGGGAGGAACTATGCACTTCATTCTGCTTGTCAGAAAATGACTGATAACGTGGCCAAGCAGGAGGGGCCTGAATTGTACAGTGATGAAAGTTCCATTTTGCTTCAGTCAATATCCAATATGATGAATGTGGAGCATCATGATTTTGAAGAGATGAAAGCTCTGTATGGGAGGAAGTGTGAAGAAGGAAGTAGTGGTTGCAAAGATTTGAGGTTGGAATCAGAAAACAATGTCTCGTCATTTTTAAGTGACTTTATTACAGATAATGATTTAATATGTCCATCAGAAAAATTCAGAGTTGATTCTGCATGTTTTCCCTCAGCTTTTCTTGATACAGTTGTTTGTGAAACTGATAAGTTGCATTGTGTGGATAATAACCAAAAGGGGGTGTTGAATTTCACCCAACCTTCAGATGCAAACTCCCAATATGTTGAAAAGTCGAAGTTTCATACTGAGCCTTCTTACAATGATATGTCAAATGTGTTGAATTTCCCTGCTGGCTGTGAGCTACATGAAGCACTTGGACCATCTTTTCTGAAAGGGAGTAAAAGTTTTGATTGGGCAGCACAGTTTAATCAAGATATGAAAACTGTTGAAATGTCAGATGAGATTAGCACTAGCCAATTGACTTCTGAATCTCGTCCAGAGCATCTTTTGGAAGCACTGGTGGCCAACATTTGCCATAGTAATAATGATGTTAATAGTGAATTATCGTTTTGTACATCAATGCAATCTGCAATGGCCTCGGGAAAAAATCATGAAGCTTCCACTCACAATGTGTATGCTATTAATTCAGAAGGTTATTCAATAGATCAGTTCTCTCTTGTCAAAGAGGACAAACACCATTCTTTGAGTTCATCATCAGGGATATGTGGTGTGATGTCCTCCAAAGGTGTTTCATCTACATTCCCTAGTTCAAGTAGTGGACAACTTGAAAGGTCGTCTGAACCATCTAAGAATAGCAAAAAGAGGGCCAGGCCTGGGGAAAGTTGTAGGCCTCGGCCAAGGGACAGGCAATTAATCCAAGATCGTATTAAGGAGTTGAGAGAGTTGGTGCCAAATGGAGCAAAG TGCAGTATTGATTCCCTGCTGGAGCGAGCCATAAAGCACATGCTCTTTCTCCAAAGCATAACTAAACATGCTGACAAGCTAACTGACTTTGGTGATACAAAGTCAAAG CTGCATCACATGGAAGCAGACATTATTGGATCCTCTAGTTATGAGCAGGGCTCAAGCTGGGCAATGGAGGTAGGGGGTCATCTGAAAGTTCATTCAATATTAGTGGAGAATCTTAGCAAGAATGGACAGATGCTTGTTGAG ATGCTCTGCGAGGAGTGCAGCCATTTTCTTGAAATAGCAGAAGCCATAAGAAGTTTGGGTCTTACCATTTTGAAAGGTGGAACTAAAGTTCATGGTGAAAAGATATGGATATGCTTTGTTGTCGAG GGTCAAAACAACAGAAATGTACACAGATTGGATATCTTGTGGCCGCTTGTTCAAATACTGCAATCGAAGAGCACGGTGTATTCACAATAA
- the LOC106757707 gene encoding transcription factor bHLH155 isoform X2: MSYHAYSLGEGIVGQVAVTGKHRWICADNQVAGSGLSFEFADGWQSQFSAGIRTIAVVAVAPLGVVQLGSLNKVIEDTGFVAHIRNLFQNCSMAQCPSQIQGSLKSSLSQLDISKENLSSDVMPTGFYNPQKSMKSETADVLMSLQCSGRNYALHSACQKMTDNVAKQEGPELYSDESSILLQSISNMMNVEHHDFEEMKALYGRKCEEGSSGCKDLRLESENNVSSFLSDFITDNDLICPSEKFRVDSACFPSAFLDTVVCETDKLHCVDNNQKGVLNFTQPSDANSQYVEKSKFHTEPSYNDMSNVLNFPAGCELHEALGPSFLKGSKSFDWAAQFNQDMKTVEMSDEISTSQLTSESRPEHLLEALVANICHSNNDVNSELSFCTSMQSAMASGKNHEASTHNVYAINSEGYSIDQFSLVKEDKHHSLSSSSGICGVMSSKGVSSTFPSSSSGQLERSSEPSKNSKKRARPGESCRPRPRDRQLIQDRIKELRELVPNGAKCSIDSLLERAIKHMLFLQSITKHADKLTDFGDTKSKLHHMEADIIGSSSYEQGSSWAMEVGGHLKVHSILVENLSKNGQMLVEMLCEECSHFLEIAEAIRSLGLTILKGGTKVHGEKIWICFVVEGQNNRNVHRLDILWPLVQILQSKSTVYSQ, encoded by the exons ATGTCATATCATGCATATTCATTAGGAGAAGG TATTGTTGGACAGGTTGCTGTTACAGGAAAGCATAGGTGGATCTGTGCAGATAATCAGGTTGCAGGTTCTGGCTTGTCTTTTGAG tttGCTGATGGGTGGCAGTCTCAGTTTTCTGCTGGAATCAGG ACtattgctgttgttgctgtAGCCCCACTTGGTGTTGTTCAGCTAGGTTCTCTCAATAAA GTGATTGAAGATACGGGGTTTGTAGCTCATATCAGAAATCTCTTTCAAAATTGCTCAATGGCCCAATGTCCTAGTCAAATACAGGGCAGTTTGAAGAGTTCTTTATCTCAG ttggataTATCGAAGGAAAATTTGTCTTCAGATGTAATGCCGACTGGCTTTTACAATCCACAGAAATCTATGAAGAGTGAAACAGCAGATGTTTTAATGTCCCTTCAATGTTCTGGGAGGAACTATGCACTTCATTCTGCTTGTCAGAAAATGACTGATAACGTGGCCAAGCAGGAGGGGCCTGAATTGTACAGTGATGAAAGTTCCATTTTGCTTCAGTCAATATCCAATATGATGAATGTGGAGCATCATGATTTTGAAGAGATGAAAGCTCTGTATGGGAGGAAGTGTGAAGAAGGAAGTAGTGGTTGCAAAGATTTGAGGTTGGAATCAGAAAACAATGTCTCGTCATTTTTAAGTGACTTTATTACAGATAATGATTTAATATGTCCATCAGAAAAATTCAGAGTTGATTCTGCATGTTTTCCCTCAGCTTTTCTTGATACAGTTGTTTGTGAAACTGATAAGTTGCATTGTGTGGATAATAACCAAAAGGGGGTGTTGAATTTCACCCAACCTTCAGATGCAAACTCCCAATATGTTGAAAAGTCGAAGTTTCATACTGAGCCTTCTTACAATGATATGTCAAATGTGTTGAATTTCCCTGCTGGCTGTGAGCTACATGAAGCACTTGGACCATCTTTTCTGAAAGGGAGTAAAAGTTTTGATTGGGCAGCACAGTTTAATCAAGATATGAAAACTGTTGAAATGTCAGATGAGATTAGCACTAGCCAATTGACTTCTGAATCTCGTCCAGAGCATCTTTTGGAAGCACTGGTGGCCAACATTTGCCATAGTAATAATGATGTTAATAGTGAATTATCGTTTTGTACATCAATGCAATCTGCAATGGCCTCGGGAAAAAATCATGAAGCTTCCACTCACAATGTGTATGCTATTAATTCAGAAGGTTATTCAATAGATCAGTTCTCTCTTGTCAAAGAGGACAAACACCATTCTTTGAGTTCATCATCAGGGATATGTGGTGTGATGTCCTCCAAAGGTGTTTCATCTACATTCCCTAGTTCAAGTAGTGGACAACTTGAAAGGTCGTCTGAACCATCTAAGAATAGCAAAAAGAGGGCCAGGCCTGGGGAAAGTTGTAGGCCTCGGCCAAGGGACAGGCAATTAATCCAAGATCGTATTAAGGAGTTGAGAGAGTTGGTGCCAAATGGAGCAAAG TGCAGTATTGATTCCCTGCTGGAGCGAGCCATAAAGCACATGCTCTTTCTCCAAAGCATAACTAAACATGCTGACAAGCTAACTGACTTTGGTGATACAAAGTCAAAG CTGCATCACATGGAAGCAGACATTATTGGATCCTCTAGTTATGAGCAGGGCTCAAGCTGGGCAATGGAGGTAGGGGGTCATCTGAAAGTTCATTCAATATTAGTGGAGAATCTTAGCAAGAATGGACAGATGCTTGTTGAG ATGCTCTGCGAGGAGTGCAGCCATTTTCTTGAAATAGCAGAAGCCATAAGAAGTTTGGGTCTTACCATTTTGAAAGGTGGAACTAAAGTTCATGGTGAAAAGATATGGATATGCTTTGTTGTCGAG GGTCAAAACAACAGAAATGTACACAGATTGGATATCTTGTGGCCGCTTGTTCAAATACTGCAATCGAAGAGCACGGTGTATTCACAATAA